Below is a genomic region from Spirochaetota bacterium.
GCGGCGTTCGCCATCAACTGGCCGACGAAGACACCCATCCTGTCCGACAAGGATGCGAAATATCCCGATCACAAACTACGATAAGGAAGACGAATGGCAACAGTACTGGTCACCGGCGGCGCAGGGTTCATCGGAAGCAATTTCATACTGCATTATCTCAAAGCGCATCCCGGCGATATCGTCATCAACTATGATGCGCTTACGTATGCGGGGAATCTTGCCAACCTGAAGGCCGTTGAGCTTGAGAAGCGATACCGATTCGTAAAAGGCGATATCTGCGACGGTGCGCTCCTCACAAGGACCTTGACCGAGCACGCGGTAACGCATGTCGTTCACTTTGCGGCGGAGTCGCATGTCGATCGGAGCATAACGGGACCCGATACGTTCATACGCACGAACATCGAGGGGACGTTCCGTCTGCTCGAGGCCGTGCGCGCGTCGAAGGGCGTGGAAAAATTCCTGCATGTCTCCACGGACGAAGTATACGGCTCGCTCGGTGCGACGGGGTATTTCACGGAAACGACGCCGTATGCGCCCAACAGCCCGTACTCGGCGAGCAAGGCATCGAGCGATATGCTCGTGCGTGCGTACCATCACACCTACGGGATGAACGTGCTCACGACGAATTGCTCCAACAATTACGGGCCGTTCCAGTTCCCGGAGAAGCTCATACCGCTCATGATCATCAATGCGCTTGCCGGAAAGAAGCTCCCGGTGTACGGCGACGGGAAGAACGTGCGCGACTGGCTCTATGTGCTCGATCACTGCGAGGCGATCGATACGGTGCTCGCGAAGGGGATCATCGGCGAGACGTACAATATCGGCGGCAATAATGAGAAGATGAACATCGATATCGTGCGCACGGTGCTCTCGCTGCTCGGCAAGGGCGAGGATCTCATCGAGTACGTGAAGGACAGGCCTGGGCACGACAGACGGTATGCGATAGACGCATCGAAAATAAAGCGAGAACTCGGGTGGGCGCCGCGGTATACGTTCGATACGGGCATTCGCGAGACGGTCGAATGGTACCTTTCCAATAAAAGCTGGTGGGAAGGTATCGTGAGCGGCGAGTACCAGCGGTATTACGAACGGCAGTACACGCAACGATGATCGCTACCGGTGGGGGCAGCGCATGAATTTCACGTATCCGTTGACGATGGTGGAGATACTGGTGCCGGCGATCTGCACCGGGCTGTTATTCACCGGTATGTTCTTTTTTTCGTACATCTTCATCAATACCAGGTTCCGGCTGCAGCTGTCCTCCGCGATACTCGGTATCGTTGGGCTGGTGTTCGCGCTCGGCGAAACGACGGTGGTCGTCATGGGCGGCAAATACCATATCGCTTCCCCGGCGATGCGAATATACAGTATCGAGATACTGGCGACCATGTCGTTCCTTTTCGCTTTCCCCTATATGGCGATGCATTTTCTTACGCTGTCCAAGGCGTGGCATCGCGTCAATAAATTCATCCTGCTCATCGGAAGCATCATATTCGCCGGTTTTACCGTCATCGCCGTGTTCTTCCCGGACCTGTTCCTGTCGGTAACGAAACAGAGCAGTGAATCGGTGCAGATAGAATCCTATTTCGGGCGCGGTGTACGCGGGCCGCTCTATCAGGTGCGCGATCTTATCCTGAGCGTGCTCATGCTCTATGCGCTCGTCGTGTACATCGCCGAGATCGCCATGCATGGGATCAATCGAGCGGTTGCGGTACAGTTCTTCGGAGCGGTATTCATCATCTATTCCGCCGTGAACGATCTCTTGCAGGTGTATCTCGGCTACAATATCGACCTGTGGCCGCACATGAAATTCTCCCGTTTCGCCATCGGGGTGACGGTGTTCATCCTCACCATCATGTTAAGCAGCCTGAATCGTTTTGTGGATGCGCTCCTGAAGGCGAAGCGCGACGAGGAATCGCTCCTTACGCTCAATGGGCTTAACCAGAAGATAATCCTTTCCGCAAAAGAGAGCATCATGCTCTCCCAGAAGCAGGGAGAAACACTTACCGAAAGCATGCGATTGTCCGGATCGTCGCTCGAAGAGATGCGGCTGAACCTGTCCACCATCGAAGGGAGCGTTGCGCAGGAACTTGAGCATGTGCGCGAGAGCGACAGGCAGAACGCGACGCTCGGGCTCGGTGTGCACGGCATCATCGATGCTACGAGCGGCATACGCACGAAGAACACTGAATTCAAACGGCTCGTCGAGGAACAGGCATCGAGCATAACTGAAGTGAGCGCCGCTACCGAGGAGATATCCGCCAATACGGAGAGCGTGCGTGTCGTTGCGGAGAAAGCGAGCCGCTCCGCGCATGATCTCAATGCGCTCGCGAGCACGGGCAATTCGCTCATGGAGAACGCCGCGCTTGGCATGGAGAAGGTGAAGAGCGCCACGCAGTCGGTGCGTGAGTTCGTGAAAGTGATATCGACCATCGCGTCGCAGACGAACCTCCTCGCCATGAACGCGTCCATCGAGGCGTCGCATGCGGGGCAGTTCGGCAAGGGCTTTGCCGTTGTGGCGCAGGAGATACGAAAGCTCGCCGAGAACGCGAACGGGCAGGCGGGGCTGGCGAGAGAGGCGCTTAAGGGCATTGAGGAGAGCGTGAACGCAACGACCGGCTCGCTTGCAACGGCAACCGACCGGTTCTCCGGCATCGTCAGGGAAGCGCAGAACGTATCGACGGTGATAGCGGAAGTGTCCAACGCCATGCAGGAGCAGGCCACCGGCATCAATGAGATCATAAAATCGATGACGCTCGTTGCGAAGGTCGCCAATGATGTGACGAGCGGTTATGCGAACATCGATGAATTCATATCCGATGTGGTGAACAAGGCGACGAACGTGGAAACGGCGTCGCGGACGGTATCGACATCGCTCACGGAGCTTACGCTCCTGTCCGAATCCATAAAGAGGAGCATAGCGGAGATAACGCATGAGGCCGATGAGATAATGAACGCGATGCATGCGGTCAACGATCTCTCGGCGGAGGCGGCGCAGGGGCTTGTGAACCTGCGCGCGATAATAGACAGGACGGGACGCTAGCGCGCGGCGATTGCGATGATGCGCTCAACGATCGGTATGATGAGGATGATGACGCCGAGCACGGTGAGATTTATCGTGCAGAGGAGCACGGTGCCGGACATGATGTCCTTCACTATCTCGATGGTCTTATCGTACTGTTTTTTCACCATATGGTCGCAGATAAGTTCCATGGCGGTATTGATAAGTTCGCAGATCAGCATGAGCCCGATGGAAAAGACGAGCACTATCCATTTGCCCGGTGTAATGCCGGCGATGACGCCGAGCGCTATGGCGAGCGCCGCGATACCGAGCTCTATCTGAAGGCTGCGTTCGTTCTTCACGGCGAATAGAAGGCCCTTCATTGACCAGAAAAAGCTGTTGCTCAATTTTATGAACACCGATGTGTGCGAGCGTTTTTTCGAATAGATCTTATTTATCACGGCTTTGGTAGCCGTACCGCGGCGATTATTCACGAATTTAGTGCGCATCCGTCTCATGCGGACAGTATACTACATCGAAGAAGATTATCAATCACGGATATGAAACTGTTCGCATGCCATTTGCGAATTCGCAACAAGTTGCGCCGGCAGTAGCGAATTCGCAAGGTAACATTTTCAGATATTATGTTCAGCATCCGCAAAACCCGCATTGCATACAAATTCCTATGAATTCATATACATGTAAACGTTTACATTCTGGCATGGTAGTTGCATGCTAATAAAGGCAAAGTTTGATCTCAGGAGCTGCCATGAAATGCGAATGCTGCGGGAAACGTAAACGGCTCTTTTCAGCCAGGCGGTACACCTCAAGATTCCAATTGCTTTGCGGCAGTTGCCTCCTGGACATTATCTTCAAGTCGGCATCGAAAGACGATATCTACACCATTACCGATGATGAGGGCGTTCATGCACGTTGAAGAA
It encodes:
- the rfbB gene encoding dTDP-glucose 4,6-dehydratase, which codes for MATVLVTGGAGFIGSNFILHYLKAHPGDIVINYDALTYAGNLANLKAVELEKRYRFVKGDICDGALLTRTLTEHAVTHVVHFAAESHVDRSITGPDTFIRTNIEGTFRLLEAVRASKGVEKFLHVSTDEVYGSLGATGYFTETTPYAPNSPYSASKASSDMLVRAYHHTYGMNVLTTNCSNNYGPFQFPEKLIPLMIINALAGKKLPVYGDGKNVRDWLYVLDHCEAIDTVLAKGIIGETYNIGGNNEKMNIDIVRTVLSLLGKGEDLIEYVKDRPGHDRRYAIDASKIKRELGWAPRYTFDTGIRETVEWYLSNKSWWEGIVSGEYQRYYERQYTQR
- a CDS encoding diacylglycerol kinase family protein, translated to MRTKFVNNRRGTATKAVINKIYSKKRSHTSVFIKLSNSFFWSMKGLLFAVKNERSLQIELGIAALAIALGVIAGITPGKWIVLVFSIGLMLICELINTAMELICDHMVKKQYDKTIEIVKDIMSGTVLLCTINLTVLGVIILIIPIVERIIAIAAR
- a CDS encoding methyl-accepting chemotaxis protein, which encodes MNFTYPLTMVEILVPAICTGLLFTGMFFFSYIFINTRFRLQLSSAILGIVGLVFALGETTVVVMGGKYHIASPAMRIYSIEILATMSFLFAFPYMAMHFLTLSKAWHRVNKFILLIGSIIFAGFTVIAVFFPDLFLSVTKQSSESVQIESYFGRGVRGPLYQVRDLILSVLMLYALVVYIAEIAMHGINRAVAVQFFGAVFIIYSAVNDLLQVYLGYNIDLWPHMKFSRFAIGVTVFILTIMLSSLNRFVDALLKAKRDEESLLTLNGLNQKIILSAKESIMLSQKQGETLTESMRLSGSSLEEMRLNLSTIEGSVAQELEHVRESDRQNATLGLGVHGIIDATSGIRTKNTEFKRLVEEQASSITEVSAATEEISANTESVRVVAEKASRSAHDLNALASTGNSLMENAALGMEKVKSATQSVREFVKVISTIASQTNLLAMNASIEASHAGQFGKGFAVVAQEIRKLAENANGQAGLAREALKGIEESVNATTGSLATATDRFSGIVREAQNVSTVIAEVSNAMQEQATGINEIIKSMTLVAKVANDVTSGYANIDEFISDVVNKATNVETASRTVSTSLTELTLLSESIKRSIAEITHEADEIMNAMHAVNDLSAEAAQGLVNLRAIIDRTGR